The sequence tattaaaatataatttttaggattagagttagtatttaattagaaatataacttattaatcgataaattaatagaaaaaactataaaattacacataaaattaaattctatatgtcaaaaataatatacatgtcaaaataaaaattttacatgttaaaaattaaatacacatatcaaaagaaatttaaatctcagaaattaatatacatATGAATATAGACTGTAAAATTGCCAAACATCAATAACAAAGGAAACACATATCAAGATGTCGATTAAACACTTCTTTCGGGCTATAGAAGTttcaaaaatctcataaatataacgtTGACAGATACATtctcaattaaatataatattattaattattataaaatttatatgaaaaaccaacaaagaaataaatatattttctaaatattatatatgcaGGACGACTATTATATAATACAATgacttttagaaaaaaattcaacaacttagataattattttttatcttttccttttattctactcaaattatatatcataatttgaatcaattttaagtaataaatgtttattgtaatactattttatataatttaatttttttaaattttttttagagaCATAATTTCCCatcttgatattatattttaatataaatataaataaattaaactaatatataatgaataaGTTACTATTATCATACGATGAGCTTCTTTTCgttttccttttttagttTCCAGAATTTTAGATAATATAGCGTactcaatttatatattacaattaaaatcttttaattttatatattcacaTTGTATcctaaaaactaatatatttaaataatttgatcTTTTATAGTTATTGTAAAATTACCTTTAAATGATAGTaatagtttattttctaatgaatcaataatttttttatcatagaaaatagtatattaattaaaatttttaattttaatttcaaagttaattaattactaaaatacccTATCTTATAAGAATAACTTAACATTGGCTTCTGTAAGTATATATCTATTGTAAACTACAGAGAGTAAGATAGATATAGGGGTCGGAACATTAGCCTCCAATTGCAATGCCTAGCAGTATATGATTATGAGAGAGGAATGAGCATAACAAAAATTGTTTGAAATGACTCAATAAATTCTTGGTggcaattaaattaaaaagttagtTAGTGATTTATCCgtccgttattattattttaattataaaattaagttgatagatacaatttaataaaatatttaatatttaatattaacttataatattttaaaagaaaatagcaaactaactatttttaaatatttttaatttttataaatttaaaattttattagtatgataatataaaattattttaaatatatttattaattaattttagtatcatgtaacttaatattataattgatgTTACAATTTTTAagatgaaaattttattatataattaaaaattaattattattaaatataatattagacatataatttaagatgttattttttaaaattagaattattgtctaataaaaattaatttattagttaatgtaatattaaatattattaatatttttatttttttaaatataattgatattattatctgattagaaaatttttattagttaacataatattaaaatataattaatatactatttttcaggatagaattagtattattatctaatctgaaaactatttattagttaatataatattaaaatataataattattttatttcttaagatgaaagtcagtatttaattagaaataaaatttattaattaataaattaatagaaaaatttataaaattatacataaatttgaattctatgtataaaaaataatacatatgtcaaaataaaaattttacatataaaaaattaaatatacgtgttaagaaaattttaaattttaaaaattaataaatagagttgaaaaattaatataaactttGCTTTTAGCTTGACTAAAAAAATAGCAGTGTAGCATTGAGTTGATGTGTTTGATAATGGTAATGTCTCCAAAAATCAAAGAGTCCATAAGCTAACTGTCATAATATGTATACAACTTCCCTTAAATCAAATCATCTCAGTTCCCCTCAAAGCTAAATCAGACATGTGTGCATCTAAATgcaataattttctttttcatatctaaatataataaattttttattgattcactAAATTTTTATGCTAGTAAGCTGAATTGACTTGCTACATGATATTTTTTTCActgtaaaattttaagaattattattaaaaagcgttttaaaaataaattgaaagcatagatatttattttaaaattttaaaataattagataaaattattaaaaagtataaagtttagaatttaaagAGTTTTTAAAACTcctaaaataagattttttaaatttaaacacaCTGAATCTGTAAATAGATAaggttttaatttaaaatttttatataaatgtaataaaattttcattgaTTTGCTAACTTTTATATTCGTAAACAGAATTGACTTGCCATATGACTTTTCTCactgtaaatttttaataattgttatcaaaaaatttacataatatacatataaacaACTAGTTTTAAgattaacataataaaatgaGAGACATGTTGGTTATTTCACACTCTCCACAAAAAACAACACACTAAACTCTCAAGAGAGGACATTAACAACTACCCAACTTATACAAATTTAGAGAGATCCCACCTGAAATAGAGTATTTTATAATGGGAATGGTGTTAGCAAAAGCCATTAATTGTCTGTTTCATAGTGCATGAACCAACAAAAACCCTAGTGAAAAAGATTGTCAAAGAGGGGGTCAAAGCAATAGAGATGAATAGTGTAGTAATAGATATTAGAGATTCTTAACGGTTCCTAAAAGTCCTTTTCATTTGAGAAATCTGAGAACCCATATTGTCCATCCTCTTGTGAGCATGATATGGCCCATTATCAAGCTGTCTTCTAACTTATATCTTTGGATGCATTGCatctgtaattttttttttctttttctctttttttttttccataaaaaaataaatttccctTAAAATTATTCTACTACATTTATTCATTACAATCATTCAGCTATATGAATTGGCAACATCCATGAGATTCTGTTCATGTATATGTTTGTAGGACCTGTGTTTTTGGATGATCCTTTGTTTTCTGTCCATTTTTATCCTTGTTGTTGGATGTCACTAATTTAATCCTCTGTTGTATGGTCCTATTTTGAAGTCTGCATGTCCCTCTATTCCACATTTCAATTTGACAGAAACTCATCAGTAATCTCCCCacagagaaaaaaaaggaaaaaaaaaaaaagaaaaaggaaaaaggaaaaacaacgATTAAATCATGAGATTATCAGCGGGACCGACCGATGTTTTCAGGGTTTTATTTGTAACCTTAAATCTCGATGCTTGAGGCTATGAAAAATTCACACAATTTCAAGGTTTTTGAGCCTTTGACGTGAAGCAATTGATCAAAATTGTGATGCTCTCTCTATTCCATCGATTGACTTTCTATAGCAATTGTTGACATCAATGTGGCCATATGGAAATATATGGCTTCCACTAGGGTTTTGAtcatataagtattttattttgatgggTGTGATTGAAACTTATCACCTAAAAAGGAATAACAGACACCAGAAAGCAATTAAAAGAAAGTGGCACTGCTTGTTAAGTCTATTCCTTTTGGACTGGTGTTCTAAAATCTATGCAGGCACAGTTGGTCCAGCTGTTCACTAGACATTTATGTTCTCTATAtttcaattctaattttttttttttttttttgccgtAGCATTCTTAATGTCAACATTGATGGCCAACATTTTACAGGCATAATTGTTTTAAGGAAAGGATCATTGAGGAGATACCGATTTGTTTTCTTACGGTCCAATTCACTCCAAAACCAATTTCTTAGTATAATTCATCCGtacattttctattaataattgATTAGCCTCAATCTGATCTCAAATGATTTCAGATCGGGAGGAAATTTTACTAGCATGAAGCCCACAAAATGCGAATTCATTCATCTTTATATTtcaatcatttaaaaattaccaGAAccgattaaaataatttagaaagaataattatttttgaaatcttttcttttaagatcCCGGCTACGAACAAAGCTAAAAGATAATACTCCTAACCTTAAAAAGACCTGAGTCCCGACAAATCGTTTGGGAACAGAGCTGACTATTATCATCACTCAAGTAGGAAGAAATGACTTGCTGATAGGATTATAGAGCTAATCAGCTATTAGAAGGgtaaattgattttaggtggaaaataatttaagagcCAGAGCCTTAAGCCCAAAACAGGCACATGCATCTAAAAGGTTTCAATCCTAGAATGGGACTAGCTAGGCAGAAATTTCATCTGTTAGCTTGTATAAGTTGTCTTATTTTGGTTTCTACCAAACTGTGCTGCTGAGTTTTCTCTTCAATATATACATACACACTTATTGATGATACTATTTAAGGATAAtactataaaagaaaatggccTATTGTTTATTCATTCACATTTTACTCAGCAAGTACAAGTGCCCCCCTTCCCCCTCAGTCTTCATTAGTTACAGATTCTGTCACTAGTTTAAAACTCTCTGCTGTTTCTCTCTGGCTTCTATACTAAAaggccaaaaaaaaaaaagtaaaaaaggaaTCACATGTGCCGGTGTCTGCAGAAATTAATCACCCATAAATAATATGtctaattatcaaataaattctcaatttcatattttttaataattttttatttaattattttaaaattttaaatttaatactgatatttttaatttgttttcaaatacatttgatgataatttttaaagttttataatACAAAAAGGCTATAcctttaaagaaataatataataaattaaaaggttgaagatttattttaaaatcttaaaacaattacataaaattttaaaaatttaattaataattagaattaaattataaatgggGTCACAAATTCATCCAATTTTATACCCTGAAAATATATGAAAGCATACATGAGTAGTCAAGAGCTATCCAAGCCCAATTCTCTGctttacttttcttcttcattttctttttcaagtggTAGCCCTTGCCGACAGGTCAGCATCAAATCACATGTACAAGACACTGGAAGCCACAAAGTACTCCAGTCAAATTGGAATAAGCTACaaggttttctttctttctttttttgttttccaaAAAATTATAGCTCTTAAAATTGGACAAATAAacagaaatatttatatgtataattttttcctttcttgtacTTTGTTTCTGAACCTTTTTGTGAAGTAATCGAAATATCATTAggcaaagaagaaaaacaaaaaaagaaagaaagaaagtaaagagATGGGAAGCATAATCATGTGCTTTTGTAGGAACAAAAGAGTAATGGCCAAAAATGGAGTCAAATGGACCATGTGGATTGGTAGCAGCAGCCTAGGTCTCCATATCGTTCTCTCAACCATTTTTGTGTCTCCTGTGTCCCGGCTGAACTCGTTACCTGcaaaatctattaatttaacaCTTGCCaatcaataatttatgttttctttagtAGAAAATTGAAGTAAAAAGTTGAAGATCGAATATCAGACAATCCATTAAGATATCTCAACTAGATTGACATATCTGTGacgtttatattatttatgtggaattcaaataaaaagaaaagagatgaTGTGTATCTGGTTGTTTCTACTCATTCACtcagaaatatataattggtTCTTTAATTGTAATATATGGTTATAGGATTGGGACTTTATTTAACAAAGGTATTTATACATAAATGCATTAGTTAGAGCTGAGATACAATGCATTTATACATGAAATGGCATGTCCATCACATATTGAacttatctttgtgttttggTTGCGAAAGGGTTGCTTGTTATAAGTgctgtgtttttcttttcttatatatattaatttttatattatttgatttgatttctttttatttttttatgctaATGATATGATAtgttcaaaaaaagaaaagaaaaaagaaatctgtTGACCATATCTTGTAATAGCTTAGGCAAACAAAATAAGGCAGCCTAGTAAGGACTCAAGATTTTacaagtgttttttttttttttttaatattattatttatgttcttttttcttttcttttcttttttccaatttctttcttttctttttgaagggagaataaaaaaaatagtttgagaAATATATTGGAAAAGCACCTGAGCCTTTTTAGAAGATTCTGTTTCCAAGTTCAGGTCATAAGAACAACTGGCTGCAGCAAGCTCCATGGACAGGAACTgtgatttcaaaaattaactTCAGTTATTCCAAATCATGTTAGTGGGTAAACCTCTAATAAAAAAGCAAATATTTCTATCAAAATGTCATGTAGCAGATTAATTCTCAGACTTTACCTCAACCTGATTCTGCAATGAATGAACATAATTGATTATCTCCTCTAGCATAACTGCCATTCCCATCGACTGCAAATTCATAAACCCCTATCAacatttgtttaaatttttccaTAAACAAAATATCAGTACAAAACATGCAGATTTTGTCTGTAAAACTTATGTTTCTCTCTACCTTGTGGCATCCTGGAACAAGGTCTTGCAAGCATCTCAActtgttattaattttctctcttctgACCTGTTGAACCATTAAAAGCATTAGTTACAGTAAAATTGGTCTCTCCATTACTATAACCATGTCACTACAACACAAAgctaataaactaattagtCCAAAACCAATAGATAATGCAACACTTACCCTTTCTGCTATACTATGACTATCAGTAGCTTGGCCTCTCTTTGCTCTAACATGAATAACTTCTTCTGCCTTTTCCACTTCTTTCTCTTTGTTCTTCCCTTTCTTATCTCTGCCTAAGTTCTGTGCACATAACAAGATCAAGAATTAATCacataaaagttaaaataaagattGGAAGTTCAAATCagaaatttcaagaaaaaaaaaattcaagaaacaGACAGATTCACTTACATTCTTTTGCTTTGTATTAGTAGTAGTAGAGGTTGTAGGAGAAACATTCTTGGAACTGCTAGTTGATTGTGCCTCTACTTTTCTCTTCTTGCTGTCACGGAAGATAACATATTGACTCGAGTCGACAGTATGAACAATTGGTGGTGCTGCTGATGAATTCAACATGTCAGGATGGAAAGTACTGCTTGAAAGATTATTGATAGTGCTATTATTCTGACCATAGTTTGAAACTGGAAATTCAGGTTGTTGTTGGTGGGCCAAGAATGAGTCTACAGAGAAGTCAGCAACACCAAAAGTATCTAGGCTTGAGCTTGGATTTAGTTCTGGAAGATGCTGAGGCTGCTTCAACATATGCATGTTCATATTCATTCCCATTTCTGTAAAAGATCGAGAAGGTCTAAGCCTCTGCAAATATTCTGTAAACTCAGCcatgaaaatatatttgaagGTAGACTGCTTCTTGGAGACCCTTAGTGTTGGTTtacaagaaaagagaaattaagaATAGAATTTATAAGGTAACaaaaaatgttattattaaaacaatttaataattttattaattaacaaacTAATAATAACTTGGGTATTTTGGCTTACATTAatgtcatttaattttttttacagttaaggaaaaaacaaaggaaaaaaattgaaagcatGAGATTTCCAGGTGGGAATTTCATTTTCTGAAGCTGAATTTCTTTGGTAGGTCCATGTAAAGGATATACATATATCCAGTAGTGTGGGACCCTTGTAATTTTAGAGCaaataaagtatataatatacatcttttttactttgctaaaaacaaagaaaggagGAGATAGTAAAGCTAAGGACTGTAAAGTGGAAGataagataaaagaaattccaagTTCAAGTCATctgtttttttctctttttcgtTTTTTTGGCTGCTCATTACAAACGATAAAAAGTTTCAAGAGAAGTTCGATAGCAGATTAGTAGCAGAATCTTTTTTTTCACAAAAGGAACAAAACTTCTTCACATGATTTGCCCATAATTTGGCACCAAAATTCCTACATAATTGACTTGTTTTAGTGACCCTTAATCCGTTATTCGCCCAAGTACGATGCATCTCTTGCTAGAGTTAATCATACCAGAAAGGGGTCCTAAGTCCTAGCTCctaaaaaaatgatttataaTTAGTAAGTGGAAATTGTTATGATCCCTCAAGAGATTCTTGTTGTGCTTGGTGCATACAAGCATGCCAatgcattttattttacagaAAGCTAGCAATAGTTCAGTAAACTGCAGAAAGAGATGggcatttataattttatataacaaCTGTGAGTTACATATATGGATGAAAAGAGGTCACGTATCAGCAATAGAAAGATTTGTGCCAAAGAAACGGACAGGCTGATAACAACAAGCGCTAAGGAGACATCCAGATAATACACAGAATTTTGAAGTAGAAGTATCTAGCAACACTTCTTTTCTACAGTGGAAACACTGTATGTACTGCAGAACTGAACCAATAATTCTGTTAAATGGTGCTATTGTCGTAGGAAGTGAAAGAAAGCCAAAAAAAAGTTGTGTCTGAACCACTCTGCAGAATCCGAACCACATAAAACAGAAGATATACTTCTCAGTTATTCGGCTGGCATTTTTTCGTGCTTGGAATTAAGTTCTCATCAAAAGAAACACACCCTTTTACATGCTGTTGCGGTAATTTCAAACTGTTCTTTCCATTCTTCTAAAGCATTTTGGAATTTTTATGACAAACTCCTGGAAAATAGTGATTACAATAATATGGAGTTGTTACATTGTTTTCGCACTCATAAAAGGCCCTGAGAACCTTACCTCAATAATAAAATGCTGAAATGTTGATAAAAAATGGAGCAGACCTAATTTGAGTTGGTGACAGTAATGGTTCCCGAGTTTCTATAGAATTTTGAGGCCAGGCCAGCACCTTCTCACTTATATAATCACTCTTTTGCGCCTAGGTTGGGAGTTTGGAAGACCCCACAGGATGGGCAGAGAGACATTGTACCTGACCTTAGaaagaattcaagaaaaatcaaaccctTCATTTTAAGAAATAGCACAATCCATTTTGTCCAGCTTGAGAATCCTACTGGCCACTACTAGACTGAAATGTCACTGTTCTCAACTCTTATGTTTCCTTTTCCTATTGTCGACagaattaaaaacttaaagaGCTGAACTGGGTGAAAGTCCTGTCCATCTCTTATGTACTAAATATGGATGTTACCCATATATatgctttccttttctttctttctattattttgatgCAACTGGTGTCTTATCGGAAAagaacatatttaaatagtccTCTGGGGCTCCGGTGGCAACTACATCAATACGCTATTGCTTCAAGAGAAGCTCCCTTTAAAGTTCACTATGAGTCTTTGGATACCTATTATGAGATTTATGAACACTATCTAATAGTaagaaatattagaaaaaaatataaattttttgtatatatgttTGAAGTTGAACTACTGTTGGTCATGTTTCTCTTTATCGAGGAGTTGAAGACGCTATATAAGGACTCGGTTCAGCTAGGACCCTAGTTCCTGAATTTCATTTCTATGCAAATTAAGATCAAGAAAAGGAAGTTGCCATCTGCTAAATACGGATGTTATCTGTAAAAGTGCTGTTTAGCATTGAATGATGTATGCTCCTCTTAGTGGATTCTTTTACAACGAGGCTTGCCATAGTTCTTTTTGCTTCAGAACAAAACCGGCATTACTAAACTAAGCCTTGGAAAATTCTATCCTGATTAAGAGTGGTTGAAAGTCTGAGCAATGCTGCAGATATGGTTCTTAGCAGCCAGCAGTTTACTGATAGGTTAGAGTACCAGAATAAACCAGGATCCTGCTCCCCAAAAAATTGATTTCTGATCCAGAAAGACAAGATGGACTCCCATATAATCATGTCACCAGACAGAAGAATCAACAGTATATGGTATCAGAAATTCATTTAAGCACTATCACTTTTAAAGCTAAGTATATACTAGAATTACTGAATTATTAGCGAAAGTGCTGTTTGAACGTCTGCTAACTTGTAACTACGAGTTAGGTTTGATTCTCAATTTTTATCAGTATAATTTAAGCATCTTCAACTACCACTATTGACGATCGGTGACCAAATCTTGGTAACCGGCCATTAAATTTCGATCAGGATATTGATGACTGATTTTCAACGATCACAGCCGAATCCAGAAACCggtgatattttaaaaattaattataatattatttttacataatttattttaatattttatttctttatcaactattataaataaattaaattttaaaataaaaactataatttttatattataattaagtatAGTAAgagcattttttatttaataaaaaatatatttctttgtaaaaattagaaattccTTTTTAGTCAAtgctctctttatttttatttttattttactttatccaataaattttaattttttaattttttttactaaaaacgaaaaaaatattttttaaagaaaaaatatttagaaatactgaatatcaattaataaaatatataagaactataatcttttaattataataaaaataaagaataaatttgacttttcaaatataaagaactaaatttaatttttattttatatttaaaaaataaaagattcgttgggattttattttattaaatagttttttataataaaaaatttaatttatataaaaattatttaaaaatattctaacaGGACGATGaatgtattatatttttttttaatttttttaattatattatttaattaattagataatgttCCATTTCTTTATACCGAATATAGCCGCagaaattatgatttttatgcGGAGACAATTCCTTCCCATGCAAATAACGGAACAAGCATTAGCTATTACAAACGACAAATCATTTGCTAGTGCTATTATAACCTAAAAGTGCCTTCAAtctctttcaatttataaGGCTTCAAACTTGAAATGTatgatgattaattaaagtaaacaaacaattaaataaaaatatgatagaaaaagGCATAAGAAAGTTCTTCAATTATTTGGAGAAAGCCAATCAAATATCTACTCCTTGCGTCTCTAAAAGATAATccatttttcatttatatgtagattaaaagaaatataaatttaatcaattaatatcatttattaattttattttacttttaaaaaaaatctaaaaattggTTTTGCAAAAGTACGTAATGTTGGACTTTGAATTTGACGGAGGTGACAATGGCGATAGATTCTAGGTTCGATAGGTGGCGATGGAGGCTAAGCGATGGTGCGATGACGGTGACGGAGAAGCAATGGTAAGTCATGATGATGG comes from Ricinus communis isolate WT05 ecotype wild-type chromosome 5, ASM1957865v1, whole genome shotgun sequence and encodes:
- the LOC8263609 gene encoding transcription factor BEE 1 isoform X1, giving the protein MAEFTEYLQRLRPSRSFTEMGMNMNMHMLKQPQHLPELNPSSSLDTFGVADFSVDSFLAHQQQPEFPVSNYGQNNSTINNLSSSTFHPDMLNSSAAPPIVHTVDSSQYVIFRDSKKRKVEAQSTSSSKNVSPTTSTTTNTKQKNNLGRDKKGKNKEKEVEKAEEVIHVRAKRGQATDSHSIAERVRREKINNKLRCLQDLVPGCHKSMGMAVMLEEIINYVHSLQNQVEFLSMELAAASCSYDLNLETESSKKAQILQVTSSAGTQETQKWLRERYGDLGCCYQSTWSI
- the LOC8263609 gene encoding transcription factor BEE 1 isoform X2, coding for MAEFTEYLQRLRPSRSFTEMGMNMNMHMLKQPQHLPELNPSSSLDTFGVADFSVDSFLAHQQQPEFPVSNYGQNNSTINNLSSSTFHPDMLNSSAAPPIVHTVDSSQYVIFRDSKKRKVEAQSTSSSKNVSPTTSTTTNTKQKNNLGRDKKGKNKEKEVEKAEEVIHVRAKRGQATDSHSIAERVRREKINNKLRCLQDLVPGCHKSMGMAVMLEEIINYVHSLQNQVEFLSMELAAASCSYDLNLETESSKKAQVTSSAGTQETQKWLRERYGDLGCCYQSTWSI